One genomic window of Daphnia pulex isolate KAP4 chromosome 10, ASM2113471v1 includes the following:
- the LOC124204227 gene encoding uncharacterized protein LOC124204227 isoform X2 produces the protein MKTFVCPMERVAARRLLICFVLVYVLTTIECLPLFDTAADPSASSPSSPLVEDLLRLYNVSNEDVEASRQKQIAIRHSSSVNHHNFPTNSRQHQQHHQHSSLHVAHPEAAGGSASAYDAQSIINQRNRSALQRKQEVFRNVLGFVNLNGRPQVPSISGGTSPGAPPISPFFSPFQRPEATVDLQERTRYLQPSCDGPKHADEEIWSSGSTPLSLHLFFNLSGIQSQTRDGFQLYVTGAKLRLLKFAEGEAFPSANFGPEKVDASSGYAGLEQPLQTLKAAPFFDPPLLPSDEEKIRVSVHNYTRALKRNRAQKKKLLDSQMAMAKEENYMKLDIKLAARWWLAPGGRNFGLAIEVEDTDGQRKPVSRFFRSRNCSSENEGSIRSDEIFDPTNIASPVLELTVIEMPEGRSVFELPSSVIKGRFDEMESAGSEDLDALSEILEEPTSRKHRHQHSSRIIHTSQEEQADEAVLRTLKGDGVLGAATVGKHRTSHRTGNQQAPNYRPTSSAVPTLATLEDHDLFRETEEEETTRPEADESPNMSWSTRIFMQRLMQQPPQQQHHSKMTHYPRTNKDNRKH, from the exons atgaaaacgtttGTTTGTCCAATGGAGCGAGTCGCGGCTCGGCGTTTGTTGATATGTTTCGTGCTGGTTTATGTGTTGACGACGATCGAGTGTCTGCCGCTGTTCGACACGGCGGCCGACCCTTCTGCTTCGTCCCCTTCGTCGCCGCTCGTCGAAGACCTCCTTCGTTTGTACAACGTCAGCAACGAAGATGTCGAAGCCTCCCGCCAAAAGCAGATCGCCATCCGCCATTCCAGCAGTGTCAATCATCACAATTTCCCCACCAACAGCCGCCAGCATCAACAACACCATCAGCATTCATCGCTGCATGTTGCTCATCCGGAAGCGGCGGGCGGATCTGCGTCCGCTTATGACGCTCAAAGCATCATTAATCAACGCAACAG gTCGGCTCTCCAACGTAAACAAGAGGTGTTCCGAAATGTTCTTGGTTTTGTTAACCTTAATGGCCGTCCTCAAGTTCCGTCCATATCGGGAGGGACGTCGCCTGGTGCTCCCCcaatttccccatttttctcCCCGTTCCAGCGCCCTGAAGCAACAGTCGACCTTCAGGAACGCACTCGTTATCTGCAACCATCAT GTGACGGGCCGAAACACGCGGACGAAGAGATCTGGTCGTCAGGATCCACTCCACTGTCACTCCATTTGTTCTTCAACCTAAGCGGGATCCAATCTCAGACTCGTGACGGCTTCCAACTGTACGTCACTGGAGCTAAATTGCGTCTACTTAAATTCGCTGAG ggagaGGCGTTTCCTTCAGCCAACTTTGGCCCTGAAAAAGTAGATGCCAGCTCAGGATACGCGGGTCTAGAACAACCTCTGCAAACGCTAAAAGCTGCACCGTTCTTTGACCCGCCGTTGCTGCCTTCGGACGAAGAGAAAATTCGCGTCTCGGTTCATAATTATACTCGCGCTCTCAAACGAAACCGTG cccagaaaaagaagctgTTAGACTCTCAAATGGCAATGGCTAAAGAAGAGAATTATATGAAGCTGGACATTAAACTGGCCGCTCGATGGTGGCTAGCTCCAGG TGGCCGTAACTTTGGGCTCGCGATAGAAGTCGAAGATACAGACGGCCAGCGCAAGCCAGTTAGCCGCTTTTTCCGATCGCGTAACTGCTCTTCTGAAAATGAAG GTTCCATCCGATCCGACGAAATTTTCGATCCAACAAACATCGCTTCGCCCGTTCTTGAGCTGACCGTCATTGAAATGCCCGAAGGTAGGAGTGTGTTCGAGTTGCCATCAAGTGTCATCAAAGGCCGTTTTGACGAAATGGAAAGCGCCGGCAGTGAAGATCTCGACGCATTGAGTGAAATACTGGAAGAGCCGACATCGCGCAAGCATCGACACCAGCACTCGAGTCGTATTATTCACACTTCCCAGGAAGAGCAGGCTGACGAAGCAGTGCTCCGGACATTGAAGGGCGACGGAGTGTTAGGCGCAGCCACAGTAGGGAAGCACAGGACGTCACATCGCACAGGCAATCAACAGGCACCAAACTATCGTCCGACCTCATCTGCGGTGCCAACCTTAGCAACTCTAGAAGATCACGATCTTTTCCGAgagactgaagaagaagaaacgactcGACCCGAGGCTGACGAGTCACCTAACATGTCGTGGTCTACCAGAATTTTTATGCAGAGATTGATGCAACAGCcacctcagcagcagcatcattCAAAGATGACACATTATCCACGGACTAATAAAGACAACCGAAAACATTAG
- the LOC124204227 gene encoding uncharacterized protein LOC124204227 isoform X1 has product MKTFVCPMERVAARRLLICFVLVYVLTTIECLPLFDTAADPSASSPSSPLVEDLLRLYNVSNEDVEASRQKQIAIRHSSSVNHHNFPTNSRQHQQHHQHSSLHVAHPEAAGGSASAYDAQSIINQRNRSNVAVNMNSRSALQRKQEVFRNVLGFVNLNGRPQVPSISGGTSPGAPPISPFFSPFQRPEATVDLQERTRYLQPSCDGPKHADEEIWSSGSTPLSLHLFFNLSGIQSQTRDGFQLYVTGAKLRLLKFAEGEAFPSANFGPEKVDASSGYAGLEQPLQTLKAAPFFDPPLLPSDEEKIRVSVHNYTRALKRNRAQKKKLLDSQMAMAKEENYMKLDIKLAARWWLAPGGRNFGLAIEVEDTDGQRKPVSRFFRSRNCSSENEGSIRSDEIFDPTNIASPVLELTVIEMPEGRSVFELPSSVIKGRFDEMESAGSEDLDALSEILEEPTSRKHRHQHSSRIIHTSQEEQADEAVLRTLKGDGVLGAATVGKHRTSHRTGNQQAPNYRPTSSAVPTLATLEDHDLFRETEEEETTRPEADESPNMSWSTRIFMQRLMQQPPQQQHHSKMTHYPRTNKDNRKH; this is encoded by the exons atgaaaacgtttGTTTGTCCAATGGAGCGAGTCGCGGCTCGGCGTTTGTTGATATGTTTCGTGCTGGTTTATGTGTTGACGACGATCGAGTGTCTGCCGCTGTTCGACACGGCGGCCGACCCTTCTGCTTCGTCCCCTTCGTCGCCGCTCGTCGAAGACCTCCTTCGTTTGTACAACGTCAGCAACGAAGATGTCGAAGCCTCCCGCCAAAAGCAGATCGCCATCCGCCATTCCAGCAGTGTCAATCATCACAATTTCCCCACCAACAGCCGCCAGCATCAACAACACCATCAGCATTCATCGCTGCATGTTGCTCATCCGGAAGCGGCGGGCGGATCTGCGTCCGCTTATGACGCTCAAAGCATCATTAATCAACGCAACAG atcAAATGTGGCTGTTAATATGAACAGCAG gTCGGCTCTCCAACGTAAACAAGAGGTGTTCCGAAATGTTCTTGGTTTTGTTAACCTTAATGGCCGTCCTCAAGTTCCGTCCATATCGGGAGGGACGTCGCCTGGTGCTCCCCcaatttccccatttttctcCCCGTTCCAGCGCCCTGAAGCAACAGTCGACCTTCAGGAACGCACTCGTTATCTGCAACCATCAT GTGACGGGCCGAAACACGCGGACGAAGAGATCTGGTCGTCAGGATCCACTCCACTGTCACTCCATTTGTTCTTCAACCTAAGCGGGATCCAATCTCAGACTCGTGACGGCTTCCAACTGTACGTCACTGGAGCTAAATTGCGTCTACTTAAATTCGCTGAG ggagaGGCGTTTCCTTCAGCCAACTTTGGCCCTGAAAAAGTAGATGCCAGCTCAGGATACGCGGGTCTAGAACAACCTCTGCAAACGCTAAAAGCTGCACCGTTCTTTGACCCGCCGTTGCTGCCTTCGGACGAAGAGAAAATTCGCGTCTCGGTTCATAATTATACTCGCGCTCTCAAACGAAACCGTG cccagaaaaagaagctgTTAGACTCTCAAATGGCAATGGCTAAAGAAGAGAATTATATGAAGCTGGACATTAAACTGGCCGCTCGATGGTGGCTAGCTCCAGG TGGCCGTAACTTTGGGCTCGCGATAGAAGTCGAAGATACAGACGGCCAGCGCAAGCCAGTTAGCCGCTTTTTCCGATCGCGTAACTGCTCTTCTGAAAATGAAG GTTCCATCCGATCCGACGAAATTTTCGATCCAACAAACATCGCTTCGCCCGTTCTTGAGCTGACCGTCATTGAAATGCCCGAAGGTAGGAGTGTGTTCGAGTTGCCATCAAGTGTCATCAAAGGCCGTTTTGACGAAATGGAAAGCGCCGGCAGTGAAGATCTCGACGCATTGAGTGAAATACTGGAAGAGCCGACATCGCGCAAGCATCGACACCAGCACTCGAGTCGTATTATTCACACTTCCCAGGAAGAGCAGGCTGACGAAGCAGTGCTCCGGACATTGAAGGGCGACGGAGTGTTAGGCGCAGCCACAGTAGGGAAGCACAGGACGTCACATCGCACAGGCAATCAACAGGCACCAAACTATCGTCCGACCTCATCTGCGGTGCCAACCTTAGCAACTCTAGAAGATCACGATCTTTTCCGAgagactgaagaagaagaaacgactcGACCCGAGGCTGACGAGTCACCTAACATGTCGTGGTCTACCAGAATTTTTATGCAGAGATTGATGCAACAGCcacctcagcagcagcatcattCAAAGATGACACATTATCCACGGACTAATAAAGACAACCGAAAACATTAG